One bacterium genomic region harbors:
- a CDS encoding nucleotidyltransferase domain-containing protein yields the protein MNNIERVIECIKKYKPEKVIFFGSYARGEIDEYSDLDFVVIKKTKKRFIRRLIEVAKLIDNDLGQVDVFVYTPEEFQRMVEWENPFIENVLKEGRVVYERK from the coding sequence ATGAACAATATTGAAAGAGTAATTGAATGTATAAAGAAATACAAGCCAGAGAAAGTCATCTTCTTTGGTTCCTATGCCCGAGGAGAGATAGATGAATACAGTGATTTAGATTTTGTGGTTATTAAAAAGACAAAGAAAAGATTTATAAGAAGACTAATAGAGGTGGCGAAACTCATTGATAATGATTTGGGTCAGGTGGATGTCTTTGTTTATACTCCTGAAGAATTTCAAAGAATGGTAGAATGGGAGAATCCTTTTATAGAGAATGTGTTAAAAGAAGGGAGGGTAGTATATGAAAGAAAATAA
- a CDS encoding HEPN domain-containing protein, with product MKENKVEALRWLKQAEYNLQVAENNLNAKLYSASCFMSEQSAQVALKAYLIFKTGRPVLWVHSVKKLAENCLQYHDKFKEIVECGKILDRYYIPTRYPDALAPPAVPYEIYTVKDAEEAVDFARKIIAKVMEELKGGTNARN from the coding sequence ATGAAAGAAAATAAGGTGGAAGCATTAAGATGGCTGAAACAGGCAGAATATAACTTGCAAGTTGCTGAAAATAATCTTAATGCAAAATTATATTCAGCCTCTTGTTTTATGAGCGAACAATCAGCCCAAGTAGCATTAAAGGCATATCTTATTTTTAAGACAGGTAGACCTGTATTATGGGTTCATTCTGTAAAAAAACTTGCAGAAAATTGTCTGCAATATCACGATAAATTTAAAGAAATAGTTGAATGCGGGAAAATTTTAGATAGATATTACATCCCAACAAGATACCCCGATGCACTGGCGCCGCCTGCAGTTCCTTATGAAATATATACGGTAAAAGATGCTGAAGAAGCAGTTGATTTCGCAAGGAAGATCATAGCTAAGGTAATGGAAGAACTTAAAGGAGGAACAAATGCAAGAAATTAA